Below is a window of Desulfurellaceae bacterium DNA.
GGACGAGGCACGCGGGAAGCAGCGACAGGCTCAGCACGGGCTCGAACACGAACGGGAAAAGCTTCGAGAAATGATCGTCCAACACCAGCTGACCGACGCTGGCGAAGACGGCCAGAACATCAGACTCCAACTGGAAACCGCGCGAGGCCAGAGGATGTCTCTTCGGGAACAGCGCGGGCGTCTGGAGGCCGAACAGGCCGAGGCTGAACGCCGCTGGCAGGAGAAAGAGCAGGAAGAAGACAAGCTGCGCGCTGCGGAAACCGAACAGCGCCTGGCCTCGGACCTGCGCAAGCTTTTGGGCGCGGAGTTTACCGACTTTCTTTCGCGCGGAGCCATCCACGCCCTGATGCACGACGCGTCCAGGCACCTGCAAGGGCTGACCCACGGGCGGTATACGTTCGACATTGCCTCTCGTGGTCGGGCGATCAATCTCCAGATTGTCGATCACGAAAACCAGCGCCTCGCCCGGCCGACCCATTCCCTGTCGGGTGGCGAAACGTTTTTAGCCTCGCTGGCTATCGCCCTCGCCCTGTCACAAGGCTTCCGGGCTGTTGCGACCGGGCGGGCGGCAAAGACCTCGACCGAATGTCTGATTCTGGACGAAGGCTTTGGCACGCTCGACCGAGAAGGCGTACAGATGGTGACCGAAACCCTGCAAGAGTTGCGCGGCGAAGAGGGCCGTATGGTCGGCATCATCACCCATGTCGAAGAGGTGGCGGCGGCCATGCCGATGCAGATCGAGGTGCGCAAGGGCAGCCGCTCAAGCGCGATTTCGGTCTCGTCCTAGGCCGACCGCCGCCGGCCAGATCGGTTCTCAGCCACGGCGTTTTGTGGCAGGATAGAGCCCACTATGCCAGACACCCGGCCCAAACCCCTGCCTGCGGTGGACGCGCTGTCCAAGCCGTTCTGGGACGCCGCCCAACAGCACCGGCTGGTCCTCCAGCGCTGCACGGCGTGCGGCTATTTCAACCATCCGCCACGATTGGCGTGTGACGCCTGCCAGTCACAACAGCTGGACTTTGAACCGGTCAGCGGCCGGGGCAGGATTTACAGCTTTACGGTCATGCACCAGCCGAACATCGTCGGTTTTGAAGACGAGATCCCCTACCTGAATATCCTGGTCGAGTTGGAAGAGCAGGCCAAGCTGTTCATGGTCTGCGACCTGCCGCTGGCCGACCGCGACACGGTCAAAATCGGCGGGCTGGTCGAGGTCTGGTTTGAAGACGTGAACGCGGAGATCAGCCTGCCGCGCTTTCGGCTGGCGTGACATGCCCACAGGACAGCAGACACGGAGACGCGTATGTGGACCGGACGAGGCAAAACCGCAATCGTCGGGGTCGGCTATTCCGAGCTGACCCGGCACTCGGAAAAACCGCTCGGCCTGCTGGCCCTCGACGGGTGTCGGGCGGCGCTGGATGACGCCGGGCTCAGGCCGGACCAGATTGATGGCCTGGCTACCTTCCCCGAGGCGCCGTTTCTGGGCGCCGGCCACAAGGACGGCGAGGATATTGTCAGCGTCGAGTACATTCTGAACCACCTGGCGCTGGCCCCGGATATTCGCTGGTACGCCCAGATTGAAACCGGCATGATTGCCAGTCCGATCATCGAAGCGGTACATGCTCTGCTGGCCGGGGCGTGCGACTATACCCTGGTGTGGCGGGCGATGCACAACCCGCGCGGCCGTTATGGGGCGTGGAAGAGCGACCGGGCGGCCGGCGATGCGCAGTTCATCGCCCCCTACGGCTGTACGGGCATTTTTCAGTGGCACGCCATGGCCTGGCAGCGCTACATGCATCTGTACGGAGCGAGCCGCGAGGACTTGGCGACCTTTGTGACCAACAGCCGTCGCAACGCCAACCGCAACCCGCACGCCTATTTCTCGACCACGCCGATGAGCCGCGAGGAGTACTTCGCGGCCCGCAAAATTGCCGAACCGTTGTGTCTGTTTGACTGCGATATCCCGGTCGAGGGCTGTGTCGCCCTGGTGCTGACCACGACCGAGCGGGCCAGAGATTTACCCAACCCGCCCGCCTACGTGGCCGGCTATGGTCAGAACACGAGCCGGCGGCGCAGCCTGTTTCACTACTCGCAGGACGACTACATGGAGTGTGGCGGCTCCCTGGCCACAAAGCTGTGGGCGTCGTCCGGCCTGGGTCCGCACGACATGAGCGCCGCCCAGCTGTACGACGGGTTCAGCCCATCGGCGATCTACTGGCTGGAAGCGGCCGGCTTCTGTCCCCAGGGCCAAGCCCACGCCTTTATCCAGGACGGTCGGATTGCGCTGGAGGGCGAGCTGCCGGTGAATACCTTCGGGGGCAGCCTGAGCGAGGGCCGTCTGCACGGCATGGGCCATATTGCCGAGGCGGTCTTACAGGTGACCGGGCGGGCCGACACACGCCAGGTGCCGGACGCCAGCGCGGCCTGCGCTATTGACGGCTCGCCCATGCTGCGCGGCAGCGGCCTGGTCGTCACCCGAGAGCCGTAGCGCCCGCCCTGACCCACCGCGGCTCAGGGCTTGGCAGACCGGCCCCGGTCCAGCTAAGCTGGGACAACATTCTGCACAGGAGGCTTTGCCCATGGAAAAACTTGAGATGTACCACAACCCCGGCTGAGGCCAGTCCCGAAAAGCGCTCGAAATTCTGCGAGAGCGCGGCGTCGAGGTCGACGTGACCGAATATCTGAAAAATCCCTTAAGCCGGGCCGATTTTGAACGGTTTCTGACGCTCCTGCCCAACCCGGCGGCGGAGTTGGTGCGCAAGGACAAACGCTTCAAGGCACTGGAACTCAACGAGGCCGACTACACGACCCCTGAGACGGTGGTCGCCGTCCTGCTCGAACACCCGGAACTGATGCAGCGACCGATTATTATTCGTGGCGAGCGGGCGGTTCTGGCCCGGCCCGGAGAGATGGTCGAAGAGCTGTTGGATTAGGGGTTCGTTTTCAGTGGTGAGTGGCTGGTTTTCTGACCACTAGCCACTGAAGACTTTCCATAAAACGGCGGTCGTCAGCGCCAGATTAAACCCAGCCATCCGTTCAATCACCGCCAAGTCCTGGGGCTGAACTCTCGCCTCCCTCTCCCACCAGTGTATGGGTGGTGGCTGAGGTCACGTTTACCCGGACCAGATCGCCCGGTTGGACACCGTTGGCCGGAAAGACCACCGTCTTGAACTGCCGGCTCTTTCCAGCCAGCCAGTCCTTCTGGCGTTTTGCCGGCCCCTCGACCAGAACCTCGACGCTGCGGCCCACCTGCCGCTGGTTCAGCGTACCGGAAATGCCTTCCTGCAAACGAATGATCTGCTGCAAGCGTCGGCCCTTTTCTTCTTCCGACAGCGTCTCTTCCCACTTATAGGCTTTGGTGCCCTGGCGGGCCGAATACTTGAACAGGAAGGCCGAGTCATACTCGACGGCCTGCATGAAGTCACAGGTGGCCCGGAAGTCGTCCTCATCCTCGCCCGGAAAGCCGACAATGATATCGGTCGAAAAGGCGATGTCGGGAACGGCCGCCCGCAAGCGCTCCATCAGAGCCGTATACGCTTCGATGGTATAGCCGCGTTCCATCCGGGCCAGCACCCGGTTCGAGGCCGACTGGAGCGGCAGGTGGAGGTAAGGGGCGACTTTCGGACAGTCGGCCATAGCCTCAATCGTCGAATCGGTCATGTCCGAGGGGTGGGGCGAGGTAAAACGGATACGCTCAATGCCGTCAATGGCTGCGGTCCGGCGCAGCAAGGCTCCGAAGTCGCACCCGTCGTGGTGGTAGGCGTTGACGGTCTGACCCAGATACACGACTTCCTTATAGCCCTGCTCGGCCACGTCTCGGACCTGGCTGAGCAGGGTCTGGACCGGCACGCTGCGCTCGCGCCCTCTGACGTAGGGCACGATGCAGAAGGTGCAGAATTTGTCGCAGCCGCGCATGACCGTCACCCAGGCCCGCACGCCCTCAGCCCGGACCGGCGACACGTCGGCGTAGGTCTCATCCCGGTCGAGCCGTACCGAGACCAGGGGATCGGCGGGGTCGTCCTGGTCCAACAAAGCCGGAAGATTCCGGTAGGCATCGGGGCCGAGCACCAGGTCGAGGAAGGGCGCTTTGTCCAGCAGCTGGTCGCGGTGGTGCTGGGCCATACAGCCGGTCAGCCCCAGACGCACCTCGGGACGGCGGGTTTTGTGATGCACCAGGCCGGCCAGGCGTTTGAGC
It encodes the following:
- the miaB gene encoding tRNA (N6-isopentenyl adenosine(37)-C2)-methylthiotransferase MiaB is translated as MDVRKVYIETYGCQMNIADTELLVGLLKPHGYEPTRRADEADVILLNTCAIREHAEERVLKRLAGLVHHKTRRPEVRLGLTGCMAQHHRDQLLDKAPFLDLVLGPDAYRNLPALLDQDDPADPLVSVRLDRDETYADVSPVRAEGVRAWVTVMRGCDKFCTFCIVPYVRGRERSVPVQTLLSQVRDVAEQGYKEVVYLGQTVNAYHHDGCDFGALLRRTAAIDGIERIRFTSPHPSDMTDSTIEAMADCPKVAPYLHLPLQSASNRVLARMERGYTIEAYTALMERLRAAVPDIAFSTDIIVGFPGEDEDDFRATCDFMQAVEYDSAFLFKYSARQGTKAYKWEETLSEEEKGRRLQQIIRLQEGISGTLNQRQVGRSVEVLVEGPAKRQKDWLAGKSRQFKTVVFPANGVQPGDLVRVNVTSATTHTLVGEGGESSAPGLGGD
- a CDS encoding OB-fold domain-containing protein; translated protein: MPDTRPKPLPAVDALSKPFWDAAQQHRLVLQRCTACGYFNHPPRLACDACQSQQLDFEPVSGRGRIYSFTVMHQPNIVGFEDEIPYLNILVELEEQAKLFMVCDLPLADRDTVKIGGLVEVWFEDVNAEISLPRFRLA